The Candidatus Neomarinimicrobiota bacterium genome includes a window with the following:
- a CDS encoding metallophosphoesterase, translated as MAFFVSDLHGRISWYDKLFQAIESEKPKVVLLGGDIFPHAMFSSAQYPDFIKDYLQPKFQSLKNSLKEQYPKVMLIMGNDDPKALETDLITAGLDTLWEYIHYKKVICSNHSIVGYSYVPPTPFQLKDWERYDVSRFVDPGCISPEEGMHTTQTDPDILRYETIQKDLVRLFEFEDMAKIVCLFHSPPYKTNLDRAALDGQMVDHAPLDVHVGSIAIKRFIEQKQPKITLHGHIHESARITGQWQEKIGETYAFSAAYEGPELAVIKFDLDHPELAERLLL; from the coding sequence ATAGCCTTTTTCGTATCTGACCTGCATGGCCGAATCTCTTGGTATGATAAATTATTTCAAGCTATAGAATCAGAGAAACCAAAGGTAGTTCTCCTGGGTGGTGATATATTTCCCCATGCCATGTTTTCATCTGCTCAGTATCCTGATTTCATCAAGGATTACCTCCAACCAAAATTCCAAAGCCTGAAGAATTCTCTTAAGGAGCAATATCCAAAAGTCATGCTTATTATGGGGAATGATGATCCCAAAGCTTTGGAAACAGATTTGATAACTGCTGGACTTGATACGCTCTGGGAATATATCCATTATAAGAAAGTGATTTGTTCAAATCACTCCATTGTTGGCTATTCCTATGTACCCCCAACTCCATTTCAGCTGAAGGACTGGGAACGCTATGATGTGTCTCGATTTGTGGATCCAGGGTGTATTTCTCCCGAAGAAGGAATGCATACTACACAGACTGACCCTGATATTCTACGCTATGAGACGATCCAGAAAGATTTAGTGCGGCTTTTTGAATTTGAAGATATGGCCAAAATAGTTTGCCTCTTCCACTCACCCCCATACAAAACAAACCTTGATCGGGCAGCTCTAGATGGTCAAATGGTTGATCATGCCCCACTGGATGTTCATGTAGGTAGTATAGCTATAAAACGTTTTATAGAACAAAAGCAACCAAAGATTACGCTTCATGGCCATATCCATGAATCAGCACGAATTACAGGCCAGTGGCAGGAAAAGATTGGTGAAACTTATGCGTTCAGTGCAGCCTATGAAGGTCCAGAACTAGCTGTTATCAAGTTTGACTTAGACCACCCTGAGCTCGCTGAGCGATTACTTCTTTAA